The genomic window CCTGCTTCGTGTTCACGAAGGCGCTGGTGGTGATCGACAACTGGCGCGGGCAGGCCCGCGTGATCGTATCCGTGCCCGTGCCGGCCGGCGTGTCCGACAACGCGCTCGAGGCGCTGCATGCCGACGCCGTGCACACGCTGGCCGACACGATCGCCCGCTTGCAGGGGCCGGATGTGCTGCCGCCGCTCACGCTCAACGAGTCGGCGCCGGCCGCCGTCGCGCACTCAAACTATGCGCGCGAAGATTTCATTCGCGATGTGGGGCGCATCAAGGAGTACATCCTATCGGGCGACGTCTTCCAAGCGTTGCTCGCGCGTCGCATGTCGGTACCCCTCGACTTCGATACCACCACGCTGTATCGCGCGCTGCGCGCGCTCAATCCGTCGCCGTACATGTATCACCTGATGCTCGACGGCATGGAGCTCGTGGGCAGCTCGCCGGAACTACTGGTGCGCGTGGCTAACGGAACGCTGACCGTGCGCCCGATCGCCGGCACGCGTCCACGCGGCAAAACGGCCGAAGAGGATGCGGCCCTCGCCGCCGAGCTGCTGGCGGACGAGAAGGAGCGTGCTGAACATGTCATGCTCGTCGATCTCGGCCGCAATGACGTGGGTCGTCTCGCCCGCTACGGCACGGTGCGCGTCACCGATCTCATGACGGTCGAGCGGTACTCGCACGTGTTTCACATTGTGAGTCAGGTGGAAGGCGAGCTGGCCGATGGGTCGAGCGCGCTCGATGCGTTCCGCGCGGTGTTTCCCGCTGGCACCATGACCGGTGCACCGAAGGTGCGCGCGATGGAGATCATCGACGAACTCGAACCCGAGCGCCGTGGCGCGTACGCTGGCGCGATCGGGTTCATCGGGGCCGGCGACACGCGCATGGATCTGGCCATCACGATCCGCACGTGCGTGATCGCCGACGGCGTGGCTTCGGTGCAAGCCGGCGCCGGCATCGTGCACGACTCGGTGCCGGAGAGCGAGTGGGCCGAAACGGAGAACAAGGCCCGCGCGCTGCTCACCGCCATCGGCCGCGCGCGCGCAGCGTCGTCCCGCGCAGCGTCGTCCCGCGCAGCGTCGTAATCTCCATGTCCCTCGTGCTCGTCTCAGCCTCGGGTGACCGGCGCTTTCCGCTCACCGGACGCACCGGCTTTGTCGCGGGTCGCGAGCTCTCGTGCACGCTGCCCATCCTCGATCCGGCGGTTTCACGTCGTCACGCCGAGCTTCGGGTATCGGATTCGGGCACGCTCGAGGTGGAGGATCTGAAGTCACGCAATGGCACCTGGGTCAACGGCGCGCGCGTGCAGCGTGCGACCGTGCTTCCCGGTGACACGCTGGCCTTCGGCACCGTCGCGTTCACGCTGCTGCACGAAGACCCGGTCGGCACCCGATCGCCGTCTCCGTCCGCATCAGCGTCGCCAGCGGCATCACCGTCGGCGTCGCCGGTGCCAGCGTTCGATGGCGGTTCAACCGTGCTCTTCGAGCGTCGCGTGCCCTCGCGCGAACAGTCGCTGGCCGATGTGGCCCACGTCACCGCGGGTCACGGACAGGCGGCGGCGCGCCTCGCGCAACTGGTCGGAATCGCGCAGCACCTCGGTGGCTCTACCGATCTCGACGCGCTGCTCGAGGCGCTGGCCGGCGACCTTTTTCGCAGCTTCGATGCCGACCGCGTGGCCATTCTCCTGCGCGACAGCGACGGACTGCTGCAGACGCGGGTGTCGCGCGATCGTCGGGGCAATATTCCGCGGCCCGTTCCTCGGGCCATCGCCAACGGTGTGGCCGAACGGCAGGTCGCGCTGCTCACCAACGATGCGGGCGCAGACGCGCGCACGGCCGGTGCGTCCGTGCTGCAGCAGTCCGTACAGTCGGCGATGGCCGCGCCGCTGATCGGCGAGCAGACCACCACGCTCGGCGTCCTGTACGTGGATCATCTGCGGGACACCGATGTCTTCACCGATGAAGATCTCGCGTTTCTCGTAGCCTTCGCGGGGATCGCCTCGGCGGCCGTTGAACGCGAAGCCGCGACCGCACGGCTGCAGCAGGCCGCTCGCGTGCGCGCGAATTTTGAACGCTACTTCGCCCCGCAGATCGCGCGTCGCATCGCCGACAGCACCGGCCGCGTCGCGCCTGGTGGCGCGCGTCAGCATGTGGTCGTGCTGTTCAGCGATATCCGTGGATTCACCTCGATCGCCGAGTCGCTGCCGCCAACCCAGATGGCCGACCAGCTGAACGAATACTTCGGCGCGATGGTCGATTGCGTGTTCCGGCACGAGGGCGCGCTCGATAAGTTCATCGGCGACGCCATCATGGCGTATTGGGGCGTGCCGGAAGCCGGCGAGCACGATGCCGGTCGCGCCGTGGCCGCGGCGCTCGACATGCAGCTGGCGCTGAGCGCACTGAATGCCCGCTGGACGGCCGAGGGCCGTCCGCTGCTCAGCGTCGGCATCGGGATTCACTCCGGCGACGCATTCGTCGGCAACATCGGATCACCGCGCCGGCTCGAGTTCACGCTCATCGGCGACACCGTGAATGTCGCGAACCGTTTGTGCAGTCTAGCCGCCGGCGGGGAAATTCTGGTCAGCGATGCCGTGCGTGATGCGCTCGCCGACCCGAACTGCTGTACGTCGCGCAGCGAACTCGCCGTGGCGCGACAGCATGGCGCACCGCCGGATGTCTGGCAGGTGCTGTCCGGCTGGTCGGCGTCATGAGTCACACGCCGCTCACCCGAGCGGTCGGCCGCGCCGACGTAACGGGCATTCCCACCGCGGTCGATGATCTGGTGGAAATCGTACGCGAACACGACACACTGTACGATTGGGCCGCCGAGCAGCCGCAGCCGCGCGCGATGCGCGGTCGCGCACCGGTGTATGTGGCCACGCTTCCGGAGTGCGGTATCCCGGTCGTTGTTCGTCACGGCTGGCACGGCGGCCTGCTGGCGCCGCTGACCGCCGACCGCTTTCGACGCCCCACCCGTGCCCCGGTGGAGATGGAGCGGTCGGCCGCGTTGCGCGCCGCCGGCGTCCCAACCACCGAAGTGCTCGGTTTTGCGCGCTATCCGGCGTCCTTCGGGCTCTGTCATGTCGACGTCGTGACGCGCCTCGTCGCCGACGCCGCCGACCTCGGCATGGTACTCGCCGGCCTCGCCCCCTTCGTGGATTGCGAGACGGCGTTGGCATCCACCCAGCGGCTGCTCATACAACTGGCCAGTCACGGCGTGATTCATCCGGATCTCAACGTCAAGAATATTCTACTGCGGCCCACGGCCGGTGGCATCGAGGCGCTGATCATCGACGTCGACGTCGTTCGCTGGGACCCGTCGCGTTCGCCGGACGAAACCATGCGCGCCAACGTCGCTCGACTCACGCGGTCGGTGCGCAAGTGGCGCACGCATTTCGGCTGCGACGTGACGGACGCCCGCATCGCCGCCTTTACCGACAGCGTGGCCGCCGAGTTGACGTCCGCTTCACACCCCGATGAACGCTAGCGTGACCGCTTCCTCCACCACCCCTCCCCTGCCGTCCCTGGCACTCGATCGCGTCGGTATCGTGATGATGAGTGCGGTCGGTGACGCCGTGCACGTCATGCCGATCATCCATGCGATCAAGGCGCATGCACCGGCGTCGCGCATCACGTGGGTACTGCAGCCCGGACCGGCTACGTTGGTGCGCGGACATCCGTTGGTCGACGACATCGTCCTCTTCGATCGATCGAAGGGGTGGAAGGCGTTCCTGGATACCCGTCGCGAACTGGCCTCCCGACGCTTCGATGTCGTGCTGGCCCTGCAGGTGTACTTCAAGGCGGGCCTCATCACGAGCGTGACGAACGCACCGGTGAAACTGGGCTTCGATCGCGAACGCGCGCGCGACGCCAACTGGTTGTTCACGACCCATCGCATACCGCCGCACACCGGCCAGCATGTGCAGGATCAGTACTTCGAGTTCATCGATGCACTCGGTGTGCCGCACGGCGCTCCGCAGTGGACGTTGGGCCCGTGGAATGACGAAGAGCGGGCCTGGCAACGCGACTTCCATGCGCAGTTCGATCGGCCGATCGCACCCATCGTCGTGGCCACCAGCAAGGAAGCCAAAGACTGGATGCCCGAGCGATGGGCCGCCGTGTGTCACTTGCTGTGGAACGAGTTCGGGCTCCAGCCGGTGCTCGTGGGCGGGCGCTCACCTCGCGAGGTGGCGGCCGAAGCGATCATCCTGCGCGACGCGCCGATGGCGCACTCCGCGCTCGGCAGCGGCTTGCGGCGGCTAGCGGCGATTCTCGACGGAGCGGCGGTGGCGCTCTCCCCCGACACCGGTCCGTTGCATCTGGCCGTGGCGTTGCGCACGCCCGTGATCTCGCTGCTCGGGTACACCAATCCCAAGCGGGTCGGGCCGTACGACTTCTCGCGCGATCTGATGATCGATGCCTACGGCGATCCGGGTGAGGAGTATCCCCTCGATATGACGTACCGCCTCGACCGGATGCAGCGAATAACGGTGGACGACGTTCGGGCCATGCTCACGCGCTGGCAGGAGCGCTATCACGCCCCGCGGTCGGCGACCGTGAGTGGGCCGAAGGCGTAGCTGAACCCCAGATCGCGCAGCAGTCCGACCATG from Gemmatimonas sp. includes these protein-coding regions:
- a CDS encoding chorismate-binding protein, coding for MTALDDFRARAVQCRATGGLVPVWSDCLLDLCTPVSAFAKLRRGPFAFLLESAPAGGESWARYTYLGTEPRGAWRLRDGVVEDWDDVHGWHGARTPADPIADLRDIVRDMRPVPAPELGALWSGAIGFFAYDVVRHIETLPNSPPRALNYPDACFVFTKALVVIDNWRGQARVIVSVPVPAGVSDNALEALHADAVHTLADTIARLQGPDVLPPLTLNESAPAAVAHSNYAREDFIRDVGRIKEYILSGDVFQALLARRMSVPLDFDTTTLYRALRALNPSPYMYHLMLDGMELVGSSPELLVRVANGTLTVRPIAGTRPRGKTAEEDAALAAELLADEKERAEHVMLVDLGRNDVGRLARYGTVRVTDLMTVERYSHVFHIVSQVEGELADGSSALDAFRAVFPAGTMTGAPKVRAMEIIDELEPERRGAYAGAIGFIGAGDTRMDLAITIRTCVIADGVASVQAGAGIVHDSVPESEWAETENKARALLTAIGRARAASSRAASSRAAS
- a CDS encoding adenylate/guanylate cyclase domain-containing protein; protein product: MSLVLVSASGDRRFPLTGRTGFVAGRELSCTLPILDPAVSRRHAELRVSDSGTLEVEDLKSRNGTWVNGARVQRATVLPGDTLAFGTVAFTLLHEDPVGTRSPSPSASASPAASPSASPVPAFDGGSTVLFERRVPSREQSLADVAHVTAGHGQAAARLAQLVGIAQHLGGSTDLDALLEALAGDLFRSFDADRVAILLRDSDGLLQTRVSRDRRGNIPRPVPRAIANGVAERQVALLTNDAGADARTAGASVLQQSVQSAMAAPLIGEQTTTLGVLYVDHLRDTDVFTDEDLAFLVAFAGIASAAVEREAATARLQQAARVRANFERYFAPQIARRIADSTGRVAPGGARQHVVVLFSDIRGFTSIAESLPPTQMADQLNEYFGAMVDCVFRHEGALDKFIGDAIMAYWGVPEAGEHDAGRAVAAALDMQLALSALNARWTAEGRPLLSVGIGIHSGDAFVGNIGSPRRLEFTLIGDTVNVANRLCSLAAGGEILVSDAVRDALADPNCCTSRSELAVARQHGAPPDVWQVLSGWSAS
- a CDS encoding lipopolysaccharide kinase InaA family protein; amino-acid sequence: MSHTPLTRAVGRADVTGIPTAVDDLVEIVREHDTLYDWAAEQPQPRAMRGRAPVYVATLPECGIPVVVRHGWHGGLLAPLTADRFRRPTRAPVEMERSAALRAAGVPTTEVLGFARYPASFGLCHVDVVTRLVADAADLGMVLAGLAPFVDCETALASTQRLLIQLASHGVIHPDLNVKNILLRPTAGGIEALIIDVDVVRWDPSRSPDETMRANVARLTRSVRKWRTHFGCDVTDARIAAFTDSVAAELTSASHPDER
- a CDS encoding glycosyltransferase family 9 protein, translated to MTASSTTPPLPSLALDRVGIVMMSAVGDAVHVMPIIHAIKAHAPASRITWVLQPGPATLVRGHPLVDDIVLFDRSKGWKAFLDTRRELASRRFDVVLALQVYFKAGLITSVTNAPVKLGFDRERARDANWLFTTHRIPPHTGQHVQDQYFEFIDALGVPHGAPQWTLGPWNDEERAWQRDFHAQFDRPIAPIVVATSKEAKDWMPERWAAVCHLLWNEFGLQPVLVGGRSPREVAAEAIILRDAPMAHSALGSGLRRLAAILDGAAVALSPDTGPLHLAVALRTPVISLLGYTNPKRVGPYDFSRDLMIDAYGDPGEEYPLDMTYRLDRMQRITVDDVRAMLTRWQERYHAPRSATVSGPKA